Proteins encoded by one window of Chroogloeocystis siderophila 5.2 s.c.1:
- a CDS encoding TIGR02450 family Trp-rich protein yields MAKKQKFPYLVGSKWTAQQKVDGWRHFVVVNRKNEGKWLFAEMVAACDPNVRFWLNAKLLKDRSQWQAGWQSLKDLAELNELATGEY; encoded by the coding sequence GTGGCTAAAAAGCAGAAGTTTCCTTATTTAGTTGGCTCAAAGTGGACTGCACAGCAAAAAGTCGATGGCTGGCGTCATTTTGTGGTAGTTAATCGCAAAAATGAGGGTAAGTGGCTATTCGCGGAGATGGTTGCAGCGTGTGACCCTAATGTACGATTTTGGCTGAATGCTAAATTACTCAAAGACCGCTCGCAGTGGCAAGCTGGCTGGCAATCCTTAAAAGATCTTGCTGAACTTAACGAACTTGCGACGGGAGAGTATTGA
- a CDS encoding GAF domain-containing protein: MKRSQRKHRVCTHEGVLNRITSRIRKSLELQEILTTTVEEVRAFLNTERVKIYRFHPDGSGEVIAESIHGRRLPSLLGLHFPADDIPPQAREMFVKTRQRVIVDVIARCQIHN, translated from the coding sequence ATGAAGCGATCGCAACGCAAACATCGTGTTTGCACTCACGAAGGAGTACTAAATCGCATTACCAGTCGTATTCGCAAATCTTTAGAATTGCAAGAGATTTTGACAACGACGGTTGAGGAAGTACGTGCGTTTCTCAATACAGAACGAGTTAAAATCTATCGATTTCATCCTGATGGCAGTGGTGAAGTTATTGCAGAATCAATTCATGGTAGGCGGCTTCCTTCGCTACTAGGGCTACATTTCCCTGCGGATGATATACCACCTCAAGCACGCGAGATGTTTGTAAAAACCCGTCAACGTGTCATTGTAGATGTGATAGCCCGATGTCAAATTCACAATTAG
- a CDS encoding EAL domain-containing protein → MSVLQELQNMGVSIAMDDFGTGYSSLATLRRFPLHTLKVAREFVNDITTDQKDAAIIKSIVALGHGLELNVIAEGVETHEQLKFLHAVKCDGMQGYLFSKPLAADAVVQFCQQHYNIFAQKLEFTATQCRDLQN, encoded by the coding sequence ATTAGCGTCCTTCAAGAGTTACAGAATATGGGCGTTTCGATTGCGATGGATGACTTTGGAACTGGTTACTCGTCGCTGGCGACACTTCGGCGTTTTCCGCTACATACGCTCAAGGTGGCGCGCGAGTTTGTTAACGATATCACAACGGATCAAAAAGATGCAGCGATTATTAAATCAATCGTCGCGCTCGGACATGGGTTGGAGTTAAATGTCATTGCGGAAGGTGTCGAAACCCACGAACAGTTGAAGTTTTTACATGCAGTTAAATGCGACGGAATGCAAGGTTACTTGTTCAGTAAACCTTTAGCTGCGGATGCTGTAGTTCAATTTTGTCAGCAACACTATAATATCTTTGCGCAGAAATTGGAGTTTACAGCAACTCAGTGTCGCGATCTGCAAAACTAA
- the bchL gene encoding ferredoxin:protochlorophyllide reductase (ATP-dependent) iron-sulfur ATP-binding protein has translation MKLAVYGKGGIGKSTTSCNISVALAKRGKKVLQIGCDPKHDSTFTLTGFLIPTIIDTLQEKDYHYEDVWPEDVIYKGYGGVDCVEAGGPPAGAGCGGYVVGETVKLLKELNAFDEYDVILFDVLGDVVCGGFAAPLNYADYCMIVTDNGFDALFAANRIAASVREKARTHPLRLAGLIGNRTAKRDLIDKYVESVPMPVLEVLPLIEDIRVSRVKGKTLFEMAEFDSSLEYVCDYYLNIADQILARPEGVVPNDAPDRELFSLLSDFYLNPVKPPVTSQEEELDLMMV, from the coding sequence GTGAAACTTGCGGTCTACGGAAAAGGTGGCATCGGTAAATCCACAACAAGCTGTAATATATCGGTCGCGCTGGCTAAACGCGGCAAAAAGGTTTTGCAAATCGGCTGCGATCCGAAGCACGACAGTACTTTTACGCTTACAGGGTTTTTGATTCCCACAATTATCGATACACTTCAGGAAAAAGACTACCATTACGAGGATGTTTGGCCTGAAGATGTGATTTACAAAGGCTACGGTGGTGTAGACTGTGTAGAAGCGGGAGGACCTCCCGCAGGTGCAGGCTGTGGTGGTTATGTCGTTGGTGAAACCGTCAAGCTACTCAAGGAACTCAACGCATTTGATGAGTACGATGTGATTTTATTCGACGTTTTAGGCGACGTGGTTTGTGGTGGATTTGCTGCACCACTCAACTATGCGGATTACTGCATGATTGTTACCGATAATGGCTTTGACGCTTTATTTGCAGCTAACCGAATTGCGGCTTCGGTTCGCGAAAAAGCCCGCACGCACCCCCTGCGTTTAGCTGGTTTGATTGGCAACCGCACAGCAAAGCGCGATTTGATTGATAAATACGTAGAATCAGTACCAATGCCGGTATTGGAAGTTCTACCTTTAATTGAAGATATTCGCGTTTCGCGCGTCAAGGGCAAAACTTTGTTTGAGATGGCAGAATTTGATTCGTCGCTGGAGTATGTTTGTGACTACTACTTAAATATTGCGGATCAGATCTTGGCCCGTCCAGAGGGAGTTGTTCCGAATGATGCACCAGATCGCGAGTTGTTCTCGTTGCTTTCTGACTTCTATCTCAATCCCGTGAAACCACCGGTGACGAGTCAAGAAGAGGAACTAGATTTAATGATGGTTTAA
- a CDS encoding DUF5331 domain-containing protein, producing the protein MAFFEDLKISLRQKWLRFFQANRSWLNLYMDAASIATPDGGKRPASYLILGVVNALEPQIAQLMLPFSKLNPDVDSLIEVLELNFDPNLALENNPIPVTEQPAAEPSQEVPLSDAEIAKMIPPQNAGVTESVTVIQTLTQLSDMPYEETISPYYEESSPEEMPESNQRSNGDVISRLFPNF; encoded by the coding sequence ATGGCTTTTTTTGAAGATTTGAAAATATCTTTAAGACAAAAGTGGTTACGTTTCTTTCAGGCAAATCGTTCTTGGCTTAACTTGTACATGGATGCGGCGTCTATCGCAACTCCTGATGGTGGCAAACGACCAGCATCTTACCTCATCCTAGGTGTTGTTAATGCGCTAGAACCGCAGATAGCGCAGTTAATGCTGCCGTTTTCTAAGCTGAATCCAGACGTGGATAGCTTAATTGAGGTTTTAGAGTTAAATTTTGACCCTAATTTAGCGCTAGAAAATAACCCAATACCAGTTACCGAACAGCCCGCAGCTGAACCAAGTCAAGAAGTACCTTTGTCGGATGCAGAAATCGCGAAGATGATACCACCGCAAAATGCAGGTGTTACAGAGAGTGTCACAGTTATTCAAACGCTGACACAGTTAAGCGATATGCCATATGAGGAGACGATCAGTCCTTATTATGAAGAATCTAGCCCAGAAGAAATGCCTGAAAGTAATCAGCGTAGTAATGGTGATGTAATTTCGCGTTTATTTCCTAACTTTTAA
- a CDS encoding ferredoxin:protochlorophyllide reductase (ATP-dependent) subunit N: MSVAQTEALNFECETGNYHTFCPISCVAWLYQKIEDSFFLVIGTKTCGYFLQNAMGVMIFAEPRYAMAELEEGDISAQLNDYDELKRLCEQIKRDRNPSVIVWIGTCTTEIIKMDLEGLAPKLESEIGIPIVVARANGLDYAFTQGEDTVLAAMAVRCPDKAPEAEKSDRNAIQKLLNFGKKKEDVAQEEAEYVNHPPLVLFGSLPDPVVTQLTLELKKQGIRVSGWLPAKRYTELPVLEEGYYVAGVNPFLSRTATTLMRRRKCKLIGAPFPIGPDGSRAWIEKICSVFGVTPQGLEEREAQIWASLEDYLQLIRGKSVFFMGDNLLEISLARFLIRCGMTVPEIGIPYMDKRYQAAELAFLEKTCQEMGVALPRIVEKPDNYNQIQRIKELHPDLVITGMAHANPLEARGINTKWSVEFTFAQIHGFTNARDILELVTRPLRRNNNLKDLGWEKLVKEEAKV, encoded by the coding sequence ATGAGCGTTGCTCAAACTGAAGCTTTAAATTTTGAGTGTGAAACTGGAAATTATCATACTTTTTGTCCGATTAGCTGTGTGGCGTGGTTGTACCAGAAGATCGAAGATAGTTTCTTTTTGGTGATTGGGACAAAAACCTGCGGCTACTTTTTACAAAATGCGATGGGGGTGATGATTTTTGCCGAACCCCGTTATGCGATGGCGGAGTTAGAAGAAGGTGATATTTCAGCGCAGTTGAATGACTATGACGAATTAAAGCGGTTGTGTGAGCAAATTAAGCGCGATCGCAATCCTAGTGTGATTGTCTGGATTGGTACTTGCACCACCGAAATCATCAAAATGGACTTGGAAGGTTTAGCGCCAAAGCTGGAATCTGAAATAGGAATTCCAATTGTGGTAGCGCGGGCGAATGGTTTAGATTATGCGTTTACCCAAGGAGAAGATACAGTACTCGCCGCAATGGCGGTACGCTGTCCAGATAAAGCACCGGAAGCGGAGAAAAGCGATCGCAACGCGATTCAAAAACTACTCAACTTTGGCAAGAAAAAAGAAGACGTTGCGCAAGAAGAAGCTGAGTACGTCAATCATCCACCACTCGTTTTATTTGGTTCGCTTCCCGATCCGGTTGTTACGCAATTAACGTTGGAACTCAAAAAGCAGGGAATAAGAGTTTCTGGGTGGCTACCTGCAAAACGCTATACGGAATTACCTGTTTTAGAAGAAGGTTACTACGTTGCGGGTGTTAATCCCTTTTTGAGTCGAACAGCCACAACACTGATGCGGCGACGCAAGTGTAAACTGATTGGTGCGCCTTTTCCAATTGGTCCTGATGGTAGCCGTGCTTGGATTGAAAAGATTTGCTCAGTATTTGGTGTCACGCCGCAAGGATTAGAAGAACGCGAAGCTCAAATTTGGGCAAGCTTGGAAGACTATCTTCAATTAATTCGTGGCAAGTCGGTGTTCTTTATGGGCGATAATTTGCTGGAAATTTCGCTAGCGCGCTTTTTAATTCGCTGTGGAATGACAGTGCCAGAAATTGGTATTCCTTACATGGATAAGCGCTACCAAGCTGCGGAATTGGCTTTCTTAGAGAAGACTTGCCAAGAAATGGGCGTAGCGTTACCTAGAATTGTCGAAAAGCCAGATAACTACAATCAAATTCAACGCATTAAAGAACTTCATCCTGATTTAGTCATTACTGGGATGGCGCACGCTAATCCTTTAGAAGCACGAGGAATTAATACTAAGTGGTCAGTTGAGTTTACTTTTGCACAAATTCACGGCTTTACTAACGCGCGTGACATTCTAGAATTGGTAACTCGCCCGCTGCGTCGTAATAATAATTTGAAAGATTTGGGTTGGGAGAAGCTTGTGAAGGAAGAAGCGAAGGTTTGA
- a CDS encoding glycoside hydrolase family 31 protein: protein MPQYFGQLPIDEQPWETLSAVQNISQEQHCVRFDCGESCLTVNVLAPNLIRVRVTPTGKFTPRRSWAVAKEDAAWQVPSFEIQETDTTVEIQTEQLRVVVQRENGQIACFDTANRSFAVDAAPGIGWRLGTTAAWKQIAADEHFYGFGERTGLLDKRSEVKTNWTTDALDYGSLTDEMYQAIPFFIALRPEVGYGIFFNTTFWSRFDIGVEQSGIWRMETHAGELDYYIIYGPTPAKILDTYTQLTGRMALPPKWALGYHQCRWSYESETIVRELAQEFRDRRIPCDVIHLDIDYMRGYRVFTWSPKRFPHPAKLIQELAEAGFKTVTIIDPGVKYEPEADYHVFDQGVAGNYFVRKADGQLFHGYVWPDKAVFPDFMRADVRQWWGELHKSLTDIGVAGIWNDMNEPAISDRPFGDEGDKIWFPLDAPQGDDRATHAEAHNLYGLMMARSCAEGLEKLRSNERSFVLTRSGYAGIQRWSSVWMGDNHSLWDHLEMSLPMLCNMGLSGVAFVGCDVGGFASNATAELFARWMQVGILYPFMRGHSALTTAQHEPWSFGDRTEKICREYLNLRYQLLPYIYTLFWEAATTGTPILRPLLYDFPNDPHTYALHDQVLLGSSLMAAPIYRPGVEHRAVYLPAGTWYDWWSGESYTGSTHILAHAPLEKMPLYVKAGAIIPMQPVMQYVDERSLDPLTLRIWQGDGEFTFYEDDGQTFAYQDNGYATTNISVNTEENRVVVSINQREGNWLFPKREVIVELVGVGEQRFSDDGTARQLVFNLAPQ, encoded by the coding sequence ATGCCGCAATATTTTGGACAACTACCGATCGATGAACAGCCTTGGGAAACACTCAGCGCAGTACAAAACATCTCTCAAGAACAACATTGTGTCCGCTTTGATTGTGGCGAGTCGTGTTTAACGGTTAATGTCCTCGCACCCAACTTAATTCGCGTGCGGGTTACGCCTACAGGAAAGTTTACACCAAGGCGATCGTGGGCAGTGGCAAAGGAGGATGCGGCATGGCAAGTTCCATCATTTGAGATTCAGGAAACTGATACTACCGTAGAAATTCAAACGGAACAATTGCGCGTCGTTGTCCAACGAGAAAACGGTCAAATCGCTTGCTTTGATACGGCGAATCGTTCTTTTGCTGTTGATGCTGCACCAGGAATCGGTTGGCGCTTGGGAACAACGGCGGCTTGGAAGCAAATTGCGGCTGACGAGCATTTTTACGGGTTTGGCGAACGTACAGGCTTATTAGATAAACGCAGTGAAGTCAAAACGAATTGGACAACAGACGCTTTGGATTACGGCTCATTGACGGACGAAATGTATCAAGCAATTCCGTTTTTTATTGCTTTACGTCCGGAAGTTGGCTATGGCATCTTTTTTAATACAACGTTTTGGAGTCGCTTTGATATTGGTGTTGAACAGTCAGGAATCTGGCGCATGGAAACGCACGCGGGTGAGTTAGATTACTACATTATTTATGGTCCAACACCTGCAAAGATTCTCGATACCTACACGCAGCTAACAGGGCGCATGGCTTTACCACCCAAATGGGCTTTGGGTTATCATCAATGTCGCTGGAGTTACGAATCGGAAACAATCGTCCGCGAACTTGCCCAAGAATTTCGCGATCGCCGCATTCCATGTGATGTGATTCATCTTGATATTGACTATATGCGGGGATATCGCGTGTTTACCTGGAGTCCTAAGCGATTTCCGCATCCAGCGAAGTTAATTCAAGAACTCGCAGAAGCTGGCTTTAAAACTGTGACGATTATTGACCCTGGCGTGAAGTATGAACCAGAAGCAGATTATCACGTCTTCGACCAAGGAGTCGCAGGCAATTATTTTGTACGCAAAGCTGATGGACAGCTATTTCACGGCTATGTATGGCCCGATAAAGCGGTATTTCCTGATTTTATGCGTGCTGATGTGCGCCAGTGGTGGGGAGAATTACACAAAAGTTTAACTGATATTGGCGTTGCAGGAATTTGGAACGATATGAACGAACCTGCAATTAGCGATCGCCCGTTTGGGGATGAAGGTGATAAGATTTGGTTTCCGTTGGATGCACCACAAGGAGACGATCGCGCGACGCACGCGGAGGCGCATAATTTATATGGATTAATGATGGCGCGCTCTTGTGCGGAAGGTTTGGAGAAACTGCGATCAAATGAGCGATCGTTTGTGTTGACGCGATCAGGGTATGCAGGAATTCAGCGGTGGTCGTCGGTGTGGATGGGTGATAATCATTCATTGTGGGATCATCTTGAAATGTCACTACCGATGCTTTGCAATATGGGGCTATCGGGGGTTGCGTTTGTCGGGTGCGATGTCGGTGGATTTGCGAGTAATGCGACAGCAGAATTATTTGCGCGGTGGATGCAGGTAGGAATACTATATCCTTTTATGCGCGGACACTCGGCGCTGACCACCGCACAACACGAACCTTGGTCGTTTGGCGATCGCACTGAAAAGATTTGCCGCGAATATCTTAATCTGCGTTACCAATTATTACCGTACATTTATACACTGTTTTGGGAAGCAGCAACGACAGGCACACCGATATTACGTCCCCTACTGTACGATTTTCCGAACGATCCGCATACATATGCGCTGCACGATCAAGTGTTACTCGGTTCCTCACTCATGGCTGCACCGATTTATCGTCCTGGCGTTGAGCATCGTGCGGTTTACTTACCCGCAGGCACATGGTACGACTGGTGGAGTGGGGAATCTTATACTGGATCAACGCACATCCTCGCGCACGCCCCACTAGAAAAAATGCCGCTTTATGTAAAGGCGGGTGCGATTATTCCGATGCAACCTGTGATGCAGTATGTCGATGAGCGATCGCTCGATCCGCTAACGTTACGTATTTGGCAGGGTGACGGTGAATTTACGTTTTATGAAGACGATGGGCAGACGTTTGCTTATCAAGATAATGGCTATGCAACTACAAATATCAGTGTAAATACTGAAGAAAATCGCGTAGTTGTGAGCATTAATCAGCGTGAGGGAAATTGGTTATTCCCGAAGCGCGAAGTTATTGTTGAGCTTGTGGGAGTTGGCGAACAACGATTTAGTGATGATGGTACAGCACGGCAGTTGGTTTTTAATTTAGCACCTCAGTAG
- a CDS encoding ATP-binding protein, with amino-acid sequence MRTSEQIKAEIEDKFGFFPPFFSPALHNSQVLENLWQQTLTAYIHNPLSAVFKEKLSAYLSRFCTVPYCMVCHSCTLRPLGMKAEEVLQLLDTPPPKVEEIESHLKRLAAHTQLDILPPANSELEESLLVCAIFIFLEGEAAENYRAQLRQILGASNYQHLVAFVAYVKTCHVWMEANPEVSYEADKRVLDNLGYLIAEEPRLSEFFRNYATKVKQERQTRAEHQAILAERQRNLEVLRESEEKYRKLVELMPDTLFVQCEGKLVFANSAAVKLLGAENVEQLIGQPVLNIIHSESQPIAQERMQDLQAGKSAPFIEEKFVRLDGSVVDVEVAAFPFTYRGKPAAQVVVRDISLRKQAEKERAELLASEQTARAEAESANRSKDEFLAIVSHELRSPLNAMLGWARLLRTRQFDATTMERALETIERNGQAQLQLLEDLLDMSRIIRGKIHLNICTVDILSVITAAIETVQLAADTKSIELVHEIPSLSIFVTGDFARLQQVIWNLLSNAIKFTPHGGRVTVRAQQVGAVVQITLSDTGKGISADFLPFVFDRFRQADNISSRGNGGLGLGLAIVRQLVELHQGHVYAASPGEGKGATFIVELPRCIQNQELVNDNINHKSSSLIDTANPLAGLRVLVVDDEADIRDYVTTVLEEYGARVQEVASVDAALDAIKQSPPDVLVSDIGMPQEDGYSLIQKVRALAPECGKNIPAIALTAYARDEDRQRALAAGFQLHATKPIEPGQLVASVAKLVGRSA; translated from the coding sequence ATGCGCACGAGCGAGCAAATTAAGGCAGAGATCGAGGATAAATTTGGTTTTTTTCCGCCATTCTTTAGTCCAGCACTGCATAACTCTCAAGTGTTGGAAAATTTATGGCAGCAAACCCTTACTGCTTATATCCATAATCCTTTATCTGCGGTCTTTAAGGAAAAGCTGAGTGCTTACCTGTCGCGCTTCTGTACCGTTCCTTACTGTATGGTGTGTCATAGCTGTACTTTACGCCCGTTGGGGATGAAGGCTGAGGAAGTCTTGCAGCTATTGGATACGCCACCACCGAAGGTAGAAGAAATTGAATCGCACTTAAAGCGACTCGCCGCACATACGCAGTTAGATATTTTACCTCCGGCAAATTCAGAACTAGAAGAAAGTTTACTTGTTTGTGCCATATTTATCTTTTTAGAAGGCGAAGCCGCAGAAAACTATCGCGCCCAGTTACGCCAAATTTTGGGAGCAAGTAATTATCAACACTTAGTTGCGTTTGTTGCCTATGTGAAAACTTGTCATGTGTGGATGGAAGCTAATCCTGAGGTTTCGTATGAAGCAGATAAACGCGTCTTGGATAACCTTGGTTATTTAATAGCCGAGGAGCCAAGATTAAGCGAGTTTTTTCGGAATTATGCCACTAAAGTCAAACAAGAACGGCAAACGCGTGCAGAACATCAAGCAATTCTTGCCGAACGCCAACGTAATTTAGAAGTCTTACGAGAAAGTGAAGAGAAATATCGTAAGCTGGTGGAATTAATGCCAGATACACTGTTTGTCCAATGTGAAGGTAAGCTTGTCTTTGCTAACAGTGCAGCAGTAAAGCTACTTGGTGCTGAGAACGTAGAGCAATTAATTGGTCAACCAGTTTTAAATATTATTCACTCAGAAAGTCAACCGATTGCACAAGAACGAATGCAGGATCTTCAGGCGGGGAAGTCTGCGCCATTCATTGAGGAAAAGTTTGTGCGCTTAGATGGTAGTGTCGTCGATGTCGAAGTCGCGGCTTTTCCCTTTACTTACCGTGGGAAACCAGCAGCGCAAGTTGTGGTGCGGGATATTAGTCTGCGCAAGCAAGCGGAAAAAGAACGCGCGGAACTTCTTGCTAGCGAACAAACCGCACGCGCTGAAGCTGAAAGTGCGAATCGCAGCAAGGATGAATTTTTAGCAATAGTCTCGCACGAGTTGCGATCGCCGCTGAATGCAATGCTAGGCTGGGCAAGATTACTGCGGACTCGTCAGTTTGATGCGACTACAATGGAGCGCGCCTTAGAAACGATCGAACGCAACGGTCAGGCACAATTACAATTACTCGAAGATTTACTTGATATGTCGCGGATCATTCGCGGCAAAATTCATCTTAATATTTGTACAGTTGATATTTTATCGGTGATTACGGCTGCAATCGAGACGGTACAACTTGCAGCCGATACAAAATCAATTGAATTAGTTCATGAGATCCCTTCCTTATCTATTTTTGTCACCGGAGATTTTGCGCGGTTGCAACAGGTGATTTGGAATCTATTATCGAACGCGATTAAATTTACGCCGCATGGTGGACGTGTTACTGTGCGAGCACAACAAGTTGGTGCAGTTGTTCAAATCACACTGAGCGATACAGGAAAAGGTATCAGTGCCGATTTCTTACCATTTGTATTTGATCGATTTCGTCAAGCTGATAACATAAGTAGCCGAGGTAATGGCGGCTTAGGTTTGGGACTTGCGATCGTTCGGCAATTAGTCGAACTGCATCAAGGTCATGTTTACGCCGCTAGCCCTGGCGAAGGAAAAGGCGCTACGTTTATCGTTGAATTGCCGCGGTGTATCCAGAATCAAGAATTAGTCAATGACAACATTAATCATAAATCATCTTCGCTGATAGATACGGCAAACCCACTTGCAGGATTGCGCGTTCTTGTTGTTGATGATGAAGCGGATATTCGCGATTATGTGACAACTGTATTAGAAGAATATGGTGCACGTGTGCAAGAAGTTGCTTCAGTAGACGCAGCACTCGATGCGATCAAACAATCACCGCCAGATGTCCTTGTGAGCGATATTGGAATGCCGCAAGAAGACGGCTATAGTCTGATTCAAAAAGTTAGGGCATTAGCACCAGAGTGCGGCAAAAACATACCGGCGATCGCATTAACTGCCTACGCTAGAGACGAAGATCGGCAACGCGCTTTAGCCGCAGGATTTCAACTTCATGCCACAAAACCGATTGAACCAGGACAACTCGTTGCTTCGGTTGCCAAATTAGTTGGCAGAAGTGCTTAA
- a CDS encoding S8 family peptidase: protein MKKLLVGLVLLGLCFGLFNFKGLASQGEFEEIVLDFREDIPIAQIDNQLRVIAQQFNLAPQLNSIFSKPDNVYIVKGDRATLKALRRSFVAKSTEYIEPNYIYNALEVPNDPDYNKQWNLRSIKVESAWDETKGNGVTVAVIDTGVSRVPDLKQTKFVRGYDFVNNRETAIDDSGHGTHVAGTIAQSTNNNYGVAGIAYEANIMPLKVLSAFGGGTVADIAEAIKFAADHNADVINMSLGGGGDSHLLKEAIAYAHRKGVVVVAAAGNANKNSASYPARYPHVIGVAALDSAGEKAPYSNFGAGVDISAPGGVGTGAGGIVQETINSKGQAMFVSFQGTSMAAPHVAGVVALIKATGVKEPDQVRSVLKKSAMRVKNDTLNHYGAGQLDAAAAVKLAVRGQISFRDFFRWLRDSGYLNPRFWIDGGAVAFLPKLAMVLGSYLLAWFLRVYFPFTWSWSLLGGLVAGSSGLFFLRGFYIFDFPQVPFRIMGSSIPEMGNMIAGNNILNPLFASVLIPFILVALLLNKPVWKWFAIGTALGVAACLGVNAVVSPAVWGMGSGAIARVFLFINALMCYSLALLAVKVERST, encoded by the coding sequence ATGAAAAAATTACTAGTAGGCTTGGTTTTACTTGGACTATGCTTTGGCTTGTTCAATTTCAAGGGCTTAGCAAGTCAGGGTGAATTTGAGGAAATTGTGCTGGACTTTCGGGAAGATATTCCGATAGCCCAAATTGACAATCAACTCAGGGTGATCGCTCAACAATTTAACCTTGCCCCTCAATTAAATAGTATCTTTTCTAAACCAGATAATGTGTACATTGTCAAGGGAGATCGCGCAACACTCAAAGCACTGCGCAGGTCTTTTGTTGCCAAGTCAACTGAATATATTGAACCGAACTACATTTACAACGCTTTAGAAGTTCCCAACGATCCAGACTATAACAAACAGTGGAATTTACGCTCTATTAAAGTCGAGTCAGCGTGGGATGAAACGAAAGGTAATGGTGTGACGGTTGCGGTCATTGACACGGGTGTTTCTCGAGTTCCCGACTTAAAGCAAACCAAATTTGTGCGCGGGTATGACTTCGTGAACAACCGCGAAACGGCGATAGATGACAGCGGACATGGAACGCACGTCGCGGGGACAATTGCCCAATCGACGAATAACAATTATGGCGTTGCAGGGATTGCTTATGAAGCAAATATTATGCCATTAAAAGTATTGAGTGCTTTTGGCGGTGGAACTGTTGCGGATATTGCCGAAGCGATTAAATTTGCGGCTGACCACAATGCAGATGTCATTAATATGAGTTTGGGTGGTGGTGGTGACAGTCACTTACTCAAAGAGGCGATCGCTTATGCGCATCGTAAAGGTGTCGTCGTTGTCGCGGCTGCGGGTAATGCCAACAAAAATTCAGCTTCGTATCCGGCGCGTTATCCTCACGTGATTGGTGTTGCCGCGCTCGATTCAGCGGGTGAAAAAGCGCCGTATTCTAACTTTGGTGCAGGTGTTGATATTTCTGCGCCTGGTGGTGTGGGTACGGGTGCAGGAGGGATTGTGCAAGAAACAATTAATTCTAAGGGACAAGCAATGTTTGTTTCTTTTCAAGGAACAAGTATGGCAGCCCCTCACGTTGCTGGTGTTGTGGCTTTGATCAAAGCAACTGGCGTCAAAGAACCAGATCAAGTGCGAAGTGTCTTGAAAAAATCCGCGATGCGCGTCAAAAATGATACTTTAAATCATTATGGTGCGGGACAACTTGATGCGGCAGCGGCGGTTAAACTTGCGGTACGCGGACAAATCAGTTTTCGCGATTTCTTCCGGTGGTTGCGTGACAGTGGCTATCTCAATCCGCGCTTTTGGATTGATGGCGGCGCGGTGGCGTTCCTGCCGAAACTAGCGATGGTTTTGGGTTCTTATCTCCTCGCCTGGTTTTTACGCGTATACTTCCCGTTTACTTGGAGTTGGTCATTATTGGGTGGTTTAGTTGCCGGAAGTTCAGGGTTATTCTTCTTACGCGGATTCTACATCTTTGATTTTCCGCAAGTTCCCTTCCGCATTATGGGCAGTTCAATTCCCGAAATGGGGAATATGATCGCGGGTAACAATATTTTAAATCCCTTATTCGCTAGCGTCCTGATTCCGTTTATCTTAGTCGCCCTCCTCTTGAATAAACCCGTTTGGAAGTGGTTTGCGATTGGTACGGCGTTAGGTGTTGCGGCGTGTCTAGGTGTGAATGCCGTTGTCTCACCTGCGGTTTGGGGCATGGGTAGCGGTGCGATCGCCCGTGTATTTCTGTTCATTAATGCTTTAATGTGTTACAGCCTCGCGCTATTAGCCGTCAAAGTGGAGCGATCGACATGA
- a CDS encoding DUF5818 domain-containing protein — protein MSTTVTGTIQRSDMGAGAWALTADDGTTYEVHNAPKELLQPGKKVKVTGQIREDVMTIAMIGPVLEVRSFEPVSD, from the coding sequence ATGAGTACGACTGTTACAGGAACAATTCAACGCAGTGATATGGGTGCTGGGGCGTGGGCGCTAACAGCAGACGACGGCACAACTTATGAAGTTCATAACGCCCCGAAAGAATTGCTGCAACCAGGCAAAAAAGTCAAAGTTACAGGACAGATCCGCGAAGATGTGATGACAATTGCCATGATTGGACCTGTCCTTGAAGTGCGATCGTTTGAACCTGTTAGCGATTAG